The genomic window CGGAGAGGCGGACGAGTACGCCCTCATTGCCGACTTCAAGAAGGATCTTGAGCGCTCCAAGCTGTTTGTGGCCTCAGACCTCACCCGGACCCGACGCACCAAAGAGGGCAAAGAGGAATTCAAGATTATCTGCACCCTGCCGGGAGGTGAGCAGCCATGAAGATTTCACCACGGGAAATGATATTGGTGTGGGTGACCGGCGTGGTCGCACTTGGCGGCCTGACGTTTTTCCTGGTCGACCCCCAAATCAAAGAGTGGAAAGTGTTGGCGGACAAGAAATCCGCGTTGGAACGCGATGTTGAAAAACAAAAATACCTGATCTCCCAGGCGCCGAAATGGGACGCCCAGCTTAAAGCCCTCAAGAAAAAGCTCCCGACCCACCCGCAAGGAAAGGACGTCAGCACGGATCTCCAGATTCTCATTGAGCGGCTCGCCAAGGCCAATGGCCTGAACCTGATCAGCCGCGATGCCGAAAAAGAGACCCTCAAGGGGAGCATGTATGAAGTTGCCATCAACTGCAAATGGGAGGGAAAGCTGGCCTCCCTGACCCGTTTCCTCTTTGATCTGCAAAAGGAAGATGTTATTTTGGACATCAGTCAGTTAAGCATTTCTCCGAATGAGAAGCTGGTTTTGCGTGGGGGATTCACGATTTACTGTTCGTATTCAAGGGTCTCCCCCGCCAGTGGCGAAAAAGAATAACCGAAGTCAAAGGCTATAAAAATGATGTCATTCCAGTACACGCTTCGAAGGTTACTCGGGATACTGGTGCTTACCGGGTCCCTCTTGCCTCACTCGCCCGTGCAAGCGCAAGGACTCCCCCCTGCCGTGCGTCCCGTCCCGCAACCGGGGGTCACCCGCGCCGTGGGAGTCAAGACCGACACCAATCGTACCGTGGAGTTGAAATTCAATCAGGCCACACTGGATATGGTGCTGCAATATTACTGCTCGGAATTGACCGGCCGCACCCTCCTGCAGGCCCCCAACGTCAATGCCGTGATTACATTGCGAAGCCAAACGGAACTGACGATTCCCGAGGCGATCCAGGCCATCAAGGCCGTTCTGGCCATGAATAACATTGCGTTGGTCAATCAGGGGGACAAGTTCGTTAAAGCCGTCCCGATTACGTCCGCCTCGCAGGAAGGTCTGCAGATCCAAACCAACCAGGCCGACCAGGTCATTCATCCGGAAACCGACGAACTGGTCAGCGAAGTCGTTCCTTTGAAATTCATTGACCCGGCCGAGGCCCAGAAAGCCATAACAGGACTGATCCACACGTACGGCAAGATCCTTCCTCTGGAACGGATTAACAGCCTGATGATCGCCGACACGGCCGTCAACCTCAACCGCATCAAGGATATCCTGACTCGGATTGATCAGCCACTGGACATCAAGGAATCCATCCATATCCTGATCATGCACAATTCCAAACCATCGGACATCAAGACGAAGCTGGAAGAGATCATTGCCGACCAGAAAGATAAAGAGAAACAGCCCACCGTCCGCCGCTTGAACACCTCGGGCGCGCCCGGCGTCGACACCACCCCCGCCACCATTCCCGGGGTTATCCGCGCCCGCAGCGTCATGCCCGCCATCGGAGGCACCAAGGCCGGGGGTTCGGACGCTACCGACAGCGACTCCGGTGACGACCGGATGATCCGGGGGAACGTGAAGGTGATTGCGGATGACCGGACCGGAACGCTGATCATTATCACCCGCCAGGAAAATATGAGATTTTTCGAGCAGGTGGTGTCCGCGCTTGATATCGGAACAGCCCCCGACGTCACCATTGAAGTCATCCGTCTTGAATATGCCGACGCCGAGGAAGTGGCCTCCATGCTGAATGCCTTGATCGGTGCCGCCACCAGCACCACATCGAAGAGTTCCCCCACCAAAAAAACAAGTACCACCAGTACGACCCGTCCGGATGGCAGCCCGGGCGCGACGACGAGTTCGACGACCACCCGCGAAGAGCCGCGTAGCAGCTACCAGTTGCAGGAATTTATTGACCAGCAGCGGCAATTGTCAGGTGCCAAAGGAGCCGAGGGCAAAACCAAGGTTGGGCAACTTTCTGCTGAAAACATTAAAATCCTGGCTGACAAACGCACCAATGGCCTGATTCTCATGGCCAGCAAAGGCGACATGGCCGCCCTGAAGGATATTTTAAAGGGGATGGATGTCATGCTCTCGCAGGTGTTGATTGAAGCCGTGATCATGCAGGTGTCGCTTGATAAAAACCTGGAACGGGGTGTGGACTGGGTCCAACGCTCCATGATCGCCTATGACAAAACCGCGAGCGGCGGCAGGGATCCGTTATTTGCATTTGCCGGCCAAGGGGGCGGCGGGAAAACGGTTCCCATCAACGCCTCCTCCGTCAACAACTCGGCAGGCATCGGCGGGGCCGGCGGCCTGACTTACTACTTCACGCAATTTGGCCTCAACATTGATGCGGTGATCAAAATGTCACAAAGCGACAATCGGTCAAAAATCATCGCATCACCGGTAATCCTGACTACCGACAATAAAGAGGCGAAAATCGACGTCTCTGAAGAACGCTATTTTTACAAGGGAGTGACCTACACGGGATACACTGGCACCTCAGGCGCACAAGCAACCCCCAATGTTGAAGCCCGAAAAGTGGGACTTTCCCTGACCGTGACCCCCCGCATTAATGCCAAAAAGTTTGTCGTCATGGAAATCGCACAGAAAATTGAAAACGTCAACGGGACACAGACCATTTCAGACTCAAGCGGGAACAATGAGTGGCCTATCGTCGCGTCCCGCGAAATGAATGCCTCGGTTTCTGTAAGAAGCGGCGAAACCATTATTCTTGGCGGGCTTGTAGAAAACAACAATACAGCGAACAAAAACGGCATCCCCTTCCTCAACAAACTCCCTTTCCTTGGCTTCCTGTTTGGTTCAGCCACTGATACGGGGAAACGCGCGGAGATCGTGGTCTTTATCACCCCATATGTTCTCGATTCGCCGGAAGAAATTGAAACGGAGTCAGCCCGACGTAAGGCCGCCTTAAGTGCTGACTCTGCGGGGCTTTGGGAAAAGGGCTGGTCTGACAGCAATCTGGCCGATCCGCCCCAAAACCGGCGCGGCATAAAAAGTCTTCTGAAATAACGAAAGGATCCACGATTTTATGAAACCAGCCTATTTATTGACGATGACGCTGATTGCCTGCATGGGCACAGGATGCAGTTCTATCAAGGTAATTGAAGGAAGTGTCACCCCCCCGAAATGGGTAACCGACACCTCCCTTGCCTCAAACTGTGACCCCACCAACTACGTGTATGCCAGCGGGATGTCCACTTATACGCTGGTCCTGGAGGAAGGCATTAATGATGCCCGCCATGACGCCATTCGCAAACTGGCCGAACGGGCCGGAGTCGCCGCCGAGGACATTTACCGGACCAGTCGCAGTGACAAGTACAGCTCGACACAAACCGGTATGCCGAATGTACCCCAGGTGATTCAGAATTCACACAAGGCCGTTCAAACCACCAGCAAAGTGGAATCCAAAACCACACTGACACCCCAAGCCACCCACACCACTCAAATCCGGCTTCATGACGTTGATCAAGCCTTGATCTGCTACACCATCTGGCAGTACGGCCCAAGCTGGTGGGCGCGAACGTGGGAGGGCGACACGGCCCTGCGCTTTTATGATGTCTACGTGCTCATGCGTTGTCCCAAAACAGAATTTGAGGCGGCCCTTAAAAGGGAGCGATCCTCCGACGGCTATGAGACCGGCCCGGCTAAGCCATAATTTACGCTTTTCATGGGAGACCTTTCCCATTACTCTTCCCGGACTTTACGAACAAGGGGAATATTATGAGTAATGCAAAAAAAGCGCTAGTTACAGGGATTACGGGACAGGATGGCTCTTATCTTGCAGAATTGCTTCTGCAGAAGGGCTATGAGGTTACAGGCATTGTCCGTCGCTCCAGTTCGATCAGTCGTACCCGTATCGACCACCTCCTCGACCGGAATCTTAACCTCCACCTTGAATACGGCGATCTGGCGGACAGTTCCTCCCTGAGGCACGTCATGACCAAGGTTCAGCCGGATGAGGTTTACAACCTGGCCGCGCAATCCCACGTCCGCATCTCTTTTGATCAGCCGGAATATACCGCTGATGTCACGGGACTGGGCGTCCTGCGGGTGCTGGAGGCGATTCGCGACTACAACAACGCGACCGGCGCCAAAGTCCGCTTTTACCAGGCCTCCTCCTCTGAAATGTTCGGTGCCGCCAAGCCCCCGCAAAGCGAAGCGACCCAGTTCCACCCCCGCAGCCCCTATGCCGTGGCCAAAGTAGCCGGGTTCTGGCAAACGGTTAACTATCGTGAATCCTATGGCATGCATGCCAGCAATGGCATCCTGTTCAACCACGAGAGTGAACGGCGCGGTGAAAATTTTGTAACCCGCAAAATCACCCGGGCCGCCGGCCGGATCAAGGTCGGACTCCAGAAGACGCTTTCCCTGGGCAATCTTGACGCCAAACGGGACTGGGGCCATGCCCGTGACTACGTCGAGGCCATGTGGTTAATGCTACAACAGGAACAGCCTGATGATTACGTGGTGGCCACAGGGGAATCCTACAGCGTCAGGGCATTTCTGGATGAAGTCTTCGGACACCTGAACCTCAACTGGCAGGATTACGTCAAAATCGACCCGCGTTTTTATCGTCCCGCTGAAGTGGATTACCTGTTGGGTGACCCCAGCAAGGCCATGAAGGCCCTCGGTTGGAAGCCGAAAATCACCTTCAAGGAACTCGCGCGCGTTATGACGGAATTTGACTTGGAACTCGCCCAACGCGAGGCCCATGCCGCTTCGTTTAACGGAAAACCGTAAAGTCGAAAAAAATTCAAACTCGCTAAAAGCCGATCCTTAACAGGATCGGCTTTTTAGTTTTCGGCCATTTCCGTCAACTGCTGGAGTTCTTTTCCCCAGAGTTCCTCGTTCGGAGTCTCCAGCACCAGCGGCATGGCTTCGAACCGTGCGTCCCTCATGATGCACTTGAATACGTCAATTCCGAGAAGCCCGGCACCCAGTGACTCATGCCGGTCCACATGTGAGTTAAATGCCACCTTGGAGTCGTTCAGATGCATGCCACGCAGGTAATGCATGCCCACCGTTTGCGTAAAGTGTTCCATCGTCTTGAGAAACCCGTCCCGCTTGCGTATATCATACCCTGCCGCGAAGGCATGCATGGTGTCGAGACAGACCCCGATGCGGGTCTTATCCTCCACCCCATCGATCATCGCCCTGATTTCCTCGAACGTTGAGCCGAGATTCCCTCCACTGCCCGCCGTATTCTCGATCACCACCGTCACGCCAACCGTTTCTGACAGCGCCGTATTGATGGATTTCGCCACGCGTTCGCAGGCCTCCTTTGGCGTGATCAGGCGCAGGTGGCTGCCCGGATGGAGATTCAACTTATCCAACCCGAGCGCCGCGCACCGCCTCAACTCGTCCAGGAGTGCGGCCATGGACTTTGCATGCGCCGCCGCATCCGGATTTGCCAGATTGATCAGATACCCCGCATGAGGCATGACCTGGGCCGCCGTATACCCATCGGCCTTCATCTGGGCTTTGAAGGCCGCCTGGGTGGACGCCGCATAAGGCGCCGCCGTCCACTGGCGCTGGTTCTTGACAAACATGCCAAACCCGGTGGCCCCTAGCCCCTTGGCGTTGATGGGGGCATTCTCCACCCCGCCTCCAATCGACACATGTGGTCCGACGAAATACATGAATCCTCCTTTTCACAAGTTTACGAACGATTAAGCCCTCTCGGTCATGAGGACAAGCAGTTCTTCAGGGGTAATGGCGGGAATCCGGGAGTTCTTGAAATCGCTAACGTTTCGCGAAACAATATATTGGGAATGTCCCGCCTCCGCCAAACTTGCCACCACGGCATCTTCAAAATCCGGCATGTTCAGGCTTCTGGCCCGAATGAACGCCTTCTGCCCGGCAGGGATGACCTTCAATGTTGAAAGCAACCAGTCAATGGTTTGGCCCGCTTTAGCGTGCCCGACATATTTTGCGACAATGTAATGAATGGTTGTGAGCGCATGGGCTGGAATCTGTCCGGAGAGTTTCCGCTTGGCCACGAGGCCTAGTATTTTCCCGGACGCGGCATAATGCGGGTCACGTTTCTGGATCACATCCAGCAAAACATTCAAGTCAATCAGGACTTGCATCAGGATTTCTTCATGTGATGCGCATGATATTCCGCCCGGGCGTCCACCTTGGACGGGACGATGCCTGAAATCGCTTTAATCTCGGCGGGCATGTCACCTTCCGTCGATGACTGCAACCGGGCCAGATAGCGACCGACCAAGGCCGTGAGGGAAAATCCGCTGCGCCGAGCATAAGCCTTTGCAAATTCAAGTTCCGAGATCGGCAACCGTATGGTCATCTTAGCATCATTCATAAGTATCCTTCTTCCTGTTGTATGGCAATTATTAGCGGAATGTACGGCATAGTCAATGCCGGACATGGAGATCCATCCGTAGTCATCGTAGCACCCATTTAACAAGATACAGACATTTCGACGGGATTCTGTCAATTCAGTGGTGTTGACCTATGATATCCGAGGGACAGACAACCTGTGCACAAGTCATTGATGCTCAAAGCTTTATTTTTTCGATTGAATTACTGTCGATTTATTTGACTTTGAAAGGACTGAGAATGCACATGATTGACACGATAAATGCCATTTGGCATAATGAATGGCATGAAAGCTGAATTGAGTATTGATAAAGCTGGGCGGGTCGTTCTTCCTCAAGCGATTCGCCGTCAATTTCATCTGGTTGCTGGTGACCACCTTGATCTACAAATATTACCCGATGGAATATTCTTGAAAGTCCATGATCGCCAGGCACATCTGGTAGAAAATAATGGGCTTCTGGTTCATGAGGGAGAACCAACCGGAGATCTCAACCAAGCCGTTGAACTAAGCCGGTCAAGCCGTGATGCAGAAGTGCTGGGATGGCGGAAATGACGGTCTTTTGTGACACATCCGTTCTGGTTGCCGCTTGCATCCATAAGCATCCACATTATGAGCGGGCACGCCCGATCTTGGAGTCTATCGCCAGCGGTGAAAAAGTCGGCTTTGTTTCAGCTCATAGTTTGGCGGAGGCTTTTTCTGCATTGACCTCGGTACCAATCACTCCGCGGATCCTGCCGTCCGAAGCTAGAGATATTATCGCCACGAATATCAGGAAGCACTTCCAACTGGTGGCCGTCACGGCTGAAATGTATCAACGGGCAGTTGAAGTCTGTGTCGGATGCGGGCTTGGAGGCGGTAAGGTCTACGATGCCTTGTTGCTCGAGTGCGCCCGCCTGTCTCAAGCGGATCGGATCTACACTTTCAACCTTCAGGATTTCCGCCGGCTGGCCCCGGATCTTGTGCCCCGTATTTCCGCACCGTGACGGGTAGCTCCCACCGCAAGGCCCATGCGTATGCATACGCATGGGCCTTGCAAACTGCCACGAACAAGTCCACGGGCTGGCTCTGGGTCCGACCATGGATGCGGATATCCTACTGGTATTCCCGGTGCAGTCACAGGTTGACCAGCTTCGATCATATAGAGGGTCATCAGGGGTAGAAAATATATCCGCATTCACCAGACACAAATGCCGCCGGGACGGCGGCATCCACCTCGGATGCCGTGCTTGAATTCGATGAGCCATGATAAGCAATCGGGTACAACCTATCGGCAATAAACTTATATCTGGCATCACCTTGAGTATTACTATACTGTGCCTATATCTACAGTTAGTAAAGGAATGTTATGTTAGCTAAAGTGTATAGCGGAGCCGTTTACGGGGTGGATGCCTATCCCGTCGAAATTGAGGTCAATGCCGGGCATGGAGACCCCAGCGTGATCATCGTAGGCCTTCCTGACACCGCCGTGAAGGAGAGCAAGGACCGGGTCCATACCGCCATCAGCAATTCCGGCTTCCGGCCCCATATCGGGCGAACCACCATCAATCTTGCCCCGGCGGATGTAAAGAAGGAGGGGCCTTGCTTCGATCTTCCCATCGCGATTGGCATTCTGGCCACCCAAGATCATCTTCCGCAGGAGAAACTCAATGAATTTGCAATGATTGGGGAACTGGCGTTAAGCGGCGAAGTCCGGCGCATCAAGGGGGTCCTCCCCATCGCCCTGGCCATGCGCAAGTCCGGACGCCGCGGTCTGCTTGTCCCGGTCGACAATGCCGAGGAAGCCGCTGTCGTTAAAGGGCTGGAGGTCTATCCCGTCCAGAATCTCCGGGAAGCCGCTGATTTTCTGGCGGGGAAAACGCCTATCTCCGCCTATCATGTGGATCTTGACCAGACGTTTGCCGTCCCCATGGAATATGAGGATGATTTCGTCGACGTCAAAGGACAGGAAACAGCAAAACGTGCGGCAGAAATCGCTGCCACGGGTGGCCATAATTTGCTTTTGATTGGGTCGCCAGGCACAGGAAAATCGATGATCGCCAAGCGGATCGCCTCCATTCTTCCGCCCATGACCATCGAGGAAGCACTCGAAACCACTAAAATCCACAGCATCGCCGGCGTATTGTCCTCTCATCAGGCCCTCATCGTCCGACGCCCATTCCGCTCGCCGCATCACACGATTTCAGATGCCGGACTGTTAGGCGGAGGAACCCATCCCATGCCCGGAGAAGTCAGTTTGGCTCATCGCGGGGTGCTATTTTTAGACGAGCTCCCGGAATTTCACCGCAATGTTCTGGAGGTGATGCGCCAACCCCTGGAGGATGGCCATGTCACGATCTCCCGGGCGGCGGCATCAGTCACATTCCCCTGTCACTTTATGTTGATCGCGGCCATGAACCCGTGTGCCTGCGGCTATTACGGGGATGCGAAACGTGAGTGTCGCTGCAAGCCGAATCAAATCCAGAACTATCGGAATAAAATTTCCGGCCCGCTTTTAGATCGCATCGATCTCCACGTTGAAGTTCCCACCATCCGGTATCAGGATCTTTCAGGGATGACACCGGGCGACAGCTCGGAAACCATTCGATCCCGGGTGATTGCCGCACGTCAGATCCAGCGCGACCGGTTCAAATCATTGCGCCGAATCCATAATAATGCCGGAATGAGATCAAAGGACATCCAGCGATTCTGTCCGCTCTCTCATGAGGCCCAGGATGTCCTGAAAATGGCCATTAACGAGCTGAACTTCAGTGCCCGGGCATATGACCGGATCATCAAGGTGGCACGCACCATTGCTGATTTGGACAATCAAGAACACATCCAGCCGCACCAGATGTCAGAAGCCATTCAGTATCGCACGCTGGACCGACAATTGTGGGTGTAAAACTCAGAGGTAAGCCGCCAGCTTATCCTGAAGCTGAAGTTTACTCAAAGCGCCCACCATCTGCCCCTTGACCTGACCATCCTTTAACACCAGCAGGGTTGGAATGGAGCGAATGCTGAATTGCGTCGCCAAATCACGATTTTCATCCACATTGACCTTGGCGATCTTGACTTTTCCTGCCATTTCCGTTGAAAGCTCATCGAGGATGGGCGCGATCATTTTGCAGGGGCCACACCATTCTGCCCAAAAATCGACCAGCACGGGAAGCTTCGATTCCAGCACTTCAGTCTTCCAGTTCGCACCCTTAATATAAACCACTTGCGAGTTACCCATAAAGTCATTCTCCTGTTAAATAGATAAACCTCACCCACCCACAGACCAACCCAGGGAGGGATACGCTTGTGCCATCAACACATATAACATCACACACATCGTCACCACGGCTGCACTTGCCACCAGCACAAACGACCAGTGCGGCACGGCCACCTGCGATACAACCGGGGCAGACACCTCTGCTTCAGTCCGGGAAATACTGATCGACCGGGGCGCTCCTTTGACTTCAGCGCCGCCTCCCTCAGCACGTCGAATTTTAATCGTCTTTTTCTGAGTTTGCTGCCCCTCCGCAGCCATCGCCTCTGGCGGGATATCGACGCGCGCCGTCTGGCTTTTACTGCTGGGCTCTGTGGCCGACGTAACGACAGGCTCATTAGACTGGAGCGGGGACAGAGCGGGAGCCTGGGAAATGGTCGGGCGCTTAATTTTAATCGTCTTGGGGGGAGCATCTGCTCCTGATGCGGCGGCGTCCAACTGAGGGAGTACGGAATCCAGGGAAATCCGTGATGTCTTGCGCTTGGTGTCTTCAGCAACGAAAATCCCCGTCATGGCCTTTCCTACTGAGGCAAGAGGAACGGCCGAGACCTGACCGGACATCGCAGGAGCCAGACGAATCGTTTTGGAGGCCAGTCCGCCTGCAGACACCGTCGCCGCAGCGCCGGGTTCAGCCGACACCTGATCCAAAGCAATGCGAGCCGTCCGCTTCTTCGGGTTGAGCGGAGCGCCCATGTCCGGGCTCGGCACCTGATTAAGGCCAGGACTGGCCAAAGGCGCCGACGCGGGGGTCTCGGGAGGGCTCATTGCCCCACCCTCGCCTTGTCCCGGCTGCTTAATTGTCAATCGAGGGGGAATGGAACCAGTGCCAGATTTAATATCTTCGCTCATAGGACCTCTCTCTTTTCGAAAAAACTATGCTTAACCTCCAGGGGAGTCAAAACAAAAAGAAGGCGACGACGCTCCAACTAGACCGCCATCACTTCTTTTTCCTTGGCTGCAAACGTATGATCGACCTTCCCGATATGAGCGTCGGTTTCTTTCTGAATCTGGGCCAGTCCCTGATCCCGCTCATCTTCCGTGATCTTGCCATCCTTTTGGAGGGTCTTGATCTGTTCGTTTGCCTCACGCCGGATATTCCGGATAGCCACGCGCCCTTCCTCGGCCATGCGCTTGGCGACCTTCACCAGGTCCTTGCGCCGTTCTTCACTGAGTTCCGGAATGATGATGCGGATCACCCGTCCATCATTCTTCGGCGTCACGCCCAGATTGGCCGCCAGAATGGCCTTCTCGATCGCGGGAAGCGCGGTCGGGTCATAGGAGTTAATGACAATCATGCGTGCTTCCGGAGTGGATATGCCTCCAATTTCCCGAAGCCGGGTCATCGCACCATAGTAAGGGACCATGACATTTTCGACCAAACTTGGAGAGGCTTTGCCGGTTCGTAACCCGGAAAACTCCTGGTGCAGAAAGGTCAGGCATTTCGCCATCTTGTCGTCAGCTTCCAGTAATACATCATCCAGTGATTCCATAGCAGCTCCTACTCTGTAACAAGGGTTCCTATCGATTCTCCGGCAACGACCTTCCCGAGATTTCCGGGCTTAAAGAAATCAAACACAATAATGGGAATATCATTCTCCATACACAGCGCAAAGGCGGCCGCATCCATCACCTTCAACTGCTTGGCAATGGCTTCCTGGTAACTGATGCGGGCATACCGCTTCGCCTTCGGATTCTTAACCGGATCCGCAGTATAGATTC from bacterium includes these protein-coding regions:
- the gspD gene encoding type II secretion system secretin GspD; this translates as MMSFQYTLRRLLGILVLTGSLLPHSPVQAQGLPPAVRPVPQPGVTRAVGVKTDTNRTVELKFNQATLDMVLQYYCSELTGRTLLQAPNVNAVITLRSQTELTIPEAIQAIKAVLAMNNIALVNQGDKFVKAVPITSASQEGLQIQTNQADQVIHPETDELVSEVVPLKFIDPAEAQKAITGLIHTYGKILPLERINSLMIADTAVNLNRIKDILTRIDQPLDIKESIHILIMHNSKPSDIKTKLEEIIADQKDKEKQPTVRRLNTSGAPGVDTTPATIPGVIRARSVMPAIGGTKAGGSDATDSDSGDDRMIRGNVKVIADDRTGTLIIITRQENMRFFEQVVSALDIGTAPDVTIEVIRLEYADAEEVASMLNALIGAATSTTSKSSPTKKTSTTSTTRPDGSPGATTSSTTTREEPRSSYQLQEFIDQQRQLSGAKGAEGKTKVGQLSAENIKILADKRTNGLILMASKGDMAALKDILKGMDVMLSQVLIEAVIMQVSLDKNLERGVDWVQRSMIAYDKTASGGRDPLFAFAGQGGGGKTVPINASSVNNSAGIGGAGGLTYYFTQFGLNIDAVIKMSQSDNRSKIIASPVILTTDNKEAKIDVSEERYFYKGVTYTGYTGTSGAQATPNVEARKVGLSLTVTPRINAKKFVVMEIAQKIENVNGTQTISDSSGNNEWPIVASREMNASVSVRSGETIILGGLVENNNTANKNGIPFLNKLPFLGFLFGSATDTGKRAEIVVFITPYVLDSPEEIETESARRKAALSADSAGLWEKGWSDSNLADPPQNRRGIKSLLK
- a CDS encoding DUF6364 family protein, coding for MNDAKMTIRLPISELEFAKAYARRSGFSLTALVGRYLARLQSSTEGDMPAEIKAISGIVPSKVDARAEYHAHHMKKS
- a CDS encoding type II toxin-antitoxin system VapC family toxin — its product is MAEMTVFCDTSVLVAACIHKHPHYERARPILESIASGEKVGFVSAHSLAEAFSALTSVPITPRILPSEARDIIATNIRKHFQLVAVTAEMYQRAVEVCVGCGLGGGKVYDALLLECARLSQADRIYTFNLQDFRRLAPDLVPRISAP
- the gmd gene encoding GDP-mannose 4,6-dehydratase, coding for MSNAKKALVTGITGQDGSYLAELLLQKGYEVTGIVRRSSSISRTRIDHLLDRNLNLHLEYGDLADSSSLRHVMTKVQPDEVYNLAAQSHVRISFDQPEYTADVTGLGVLRVLEAIRDYNNATGAKVRFYQASSSEMFGAAKPPQSEATQFHPRSPYAVAKVAGFWQTVNYRESYGMHASNGILFNHESERRGENFVTRKITRAAGRIKVGLQKTLSLGNLDAKRDWGHARDYVEAMWLMLQQEQPDDYVVATGESYSVRAFLDEVFGHLNLNWQDYVKIDPRFYRPAEVDYLLGDPSKAMKALGWKPKITFKELARVMTEFDLELAQREAHAASFNGKP
- a CDS encoding PIN domain-containing protein gives rise to the protein MQVLIDLNVLLDVIQKRDPHYAASGKILGLVAKRKLSGQIPAHALTTIHYIVAKYVGHAKAGQTIDWLLSTLKVIPAGQKAFIRARSLNMPDFEDAVVASLAEAGHSQYIVSRNVSDFKNSRIPAITPEELLVLMTERA
- the frr gene encoding ribosome recycling factor; translation: MESLDDVLLEADDKMAKCLTFLHQEFSGLRTGKASPSLVENVMVPYYGAMTRLREIGGISTPEARMIVINSYDPTALPAIEKAILAANLGVTPKNDGRVIRIIIPELSEERRKDLVKVAKRMAEEGRVAIRNIRREANEQIKTLQKDGKITEDERDQGLAQIQKETDAHIGKVDHTFAAKEKEVMAV
- a CDS encoding YifB family Mg chelatase-like AAA ATPase gives rise to the protein MLAKVYSGAVYGVDAYPVEIEVNAGHGDPSVIIVGLPDTAVKESKDRVHTAISNSGFRPHIGRTTINLAPADVKKEGPCFDLPIAIGILATQDHLPQEKLNEFAMIGELALSGEVRRIKGVLPIALAMRKSGRRGLLVPVDNAEEAAVVKGLEVYPVQNLREAADFLAGKTPISAYHVDLDQTFAVPMEYEDDFVDVKGQETAKRAAEIAATGGHNLLLIGSPGTGKSMIAKRIASILPPMTIEEALETTKIHSIAGVLSSHQALIVRRPFRSPHHTISDAGLLGGGTHPMPGEVSLAHRGVLFLDELPEFHRNVLEVMRQPLEDGHVTISRAAASVTFPCHFMLIAAMNPCACGYYGDAKRECRCKPNQIQNYRNKISGPLLDRIDLHVEVPTIRYQDLSGMTPGDSSETIRSRVIAARQIQRDRFKSLRRIHNNAGMRSKDIQRFCPLSHEAQDVLKMAINELNFSARAYDRIIKVARTIADLDNQEHIQPHQMSEAIQYRTLDRQLWV
- the nfo gene encoding deoxyribonuclease IV, which encodes MYFVGPHVSIGGGVENAPINAKGLGATGFGMFVKNQRQWTAAPYAASTQAAFKAQMKADGYTAAQVMPHAGYLINLANPDAAAHAKSMAALLDELRRCAALGLDKLNLHPGSHLRLITPKEACERVAKSINTALSETVGVTVVIENTAGSGGNLGSTFEEIRAMIDGVEDKTRIGVCLDTMHAFAAGYDIRKRDGFLKTMEHFTQTVGMHYLRGMHLNDSKVAFNSHVDRHESLGAGLLGIDVFKCIMRDARFEAMPLVLETPNEELWGKELQQLTEMAEN
- the trxA gene encoding thioredoxin: MGNSQVVYIKGANWKTEVLESKLPVLVDFWAEWCGPCKMIAPILDELSTEMAGKVKIAKVNVDENRDLATQFSIRSIPTLLVLKDGQVKGQMVGALSKLQLQDKLAAYL
- a CDS encoding AbrB/MazE/SpoVT family DNA-binding domain-containing protein: MKAELSIDKAGRVVLPQAIRRQFHLVAGDHLDLQILPDGIFLKVHDRQAHLVENNGLLVHEGEPTGDLNQAVELSRSSRDAEVLGWRK